A genomic region of Rhodococcus oxybenzonivorans contains the following coding sequences:
- a CDS encoding cupin domain-containing protein, with translation MDATDPPPLVVVPSGTGQTGDLGPIGVEFKLWGRDTGGVLSVVEHPFPVGALVPPHLHTREDEFSIVTQGVIGFRSGDREAVLEPGGYITKPRGEMHAMWNAGTVPARMIEIISPAGFEHCFLEMSELIAAGEPDVTEIAALAERYGLQFGEPDWLPDVIARYALTPP, from the coding sequence GTGGATGCAACCGATCCCCCACCGCTGGTCGTCGTGCCCTCGGGGACCGGCCAGACCGGTGATCTGGGCCCAATTGGGGTCGAATTCAAGCTCTGGGGACGTGACACCGGTGGGGTGTTGTCGGTCGTCGAGCACCCCTTCCCGGTCGGTGCGCTGGTGCCGCCGCATCTGCATACGCGGGAGGACGAATTCTCGATAGTTACCCAGGGTGTGATCGGATTCCGCTCCGGCGACCGGGAGGCCGTTCTCGAACCCGGCGGATACATCACCAAGCCCCGAGGGGAGATGCACGCCATGTGGAACGCCGGCACCGTGCCGGCGCGCATGATCGAGATCATCAGTCCGGCAGGCTTCGAACATTGCTTCCTGGAAATGTCCGAACTGATCGCCGCCGGCGAACCGGATGTCACAGAGATCGCCGCACTTGCCGAGCGCTACGGTCTGCAATTCGGCGAACCCGACTGGTTGCCCGACGTGATCGCCCGATACGCCCTGACACCGCCGTGA
- a CDS encoding cold-shock protein, translating into MAQGIVKWFNGEKGFGFIAPDDGTPDVFVHYSEISGSGFKSLDENQRVEFEVGQGQKGPQATNVRAV; encoded by the coding sequence ATGGCGCAGGGCATTGTGAAATGGTTCAACGGTGAGAAGGGTTTCGGTTTCATCGCACCCGACGACGGAACTCCGGACGTCTTCGTGCACTATTCGGAAATCTCGGGCAGCGGCTTCAAGTCCCTCGATGAGAACCAGCGTGTGGAGTTCGAGGTGGGCCAGGGGCAGAAGGGTCCCCAGGCCACGAACGTGCGGGCTGTCTAA
- a CDS encoding CopG family transcriptional regulator yields MTESRPGRIPVGDPIALRFDPETKYRLDEMAEGIGPRRFGALIRVACRRLVTQPKAVGNRLEEARRLSAVRRAVPLVMLTLKLEPETAQKFRVLAAEYGTTVSALMRIALHRFLEAPGRYKHPMLREAGRTGLSDKVEVMVNPSAKQQVWGLAGRHGDKLSTALVRVALRRLLDEPGDLAGDLENIAPLRDLRPEIFSARVNVHFDAPLRDRLDALAALVGSDRAELMRLAAERVLEAPGMIEHAVNHEIFRSEKNRAYLLARHVRRQERRRTQPD; encoded by the coding sequence ATGACGGAGTCGAGGCCAGGGCGGATCCCGGTGGGTGATCCCATCGCGCTGCGCTTCGACCCGGAGACCAAATACCGACTCGACGAGATGGCCGAGGGCATCGGCCCGCGCCGGTTCGGGGCGCTGATCCGCGTCGCCTGCCGACGACTGGTCACCCAGCCCAAAGCGGTCGGCAACCGTCTCGAGGAGGCGCGGCGACTCTCGGCAGTCCGGCGGGCGGTCCCGCTGGTCATGCTCACGCTCAAACTGGAGCCGGAGACCGCGCAGAAGTTCAGGGTGTTGGCCGCCGAGTACGGCACCACGGTCAGTGCACTCATGCGGATTGCGCTGCACCGATTTCTGGAAGCCCCCGGCCGTTACAAGCATCCGATGCTCCGCGAGGCGGGGCGGACCGGACTGTCCGACAAGGTCGAGGTGATGGTCAACCCCTCAGCGAAGCAACAGGTCTGGGGCCTCGCCGGCCGGCACGGGGACAAGCTCAGCACCGCGCTTGTTCGGGTTGCCCTTCGGCGCCTGCTCGATGAGCCTGGTGATCTCGCGGGGGACCTGGAGAACATCGCACCGTTGCGCGATCTTAGGCCCGAGATCTTTTCCGCCAGGGTGAATGTGCACTTCGATGCCCCGTTGCGGGACAGGCTCGACGCCTTGGCCGCACTGGTGGGGTCCGATCGTGCCGAGTTGATGCGTTTGGCCGCGGAGCGGGTGCTCGAGGCCCCGGGAATGATCGAACACGCTGTGAACCACGAGATCTTCCGCAGCGAGAAGAACCGGGCGTATCTCTTGGCTCGCCACGTCCGTCGCCAGGAACGGCGCCGCACGCAGCCGGACTGA